The Nitrospirota bacterium genome segment AGGTGCTCCGGGAACAGGACAGGTCTCTATAAGGTCTTATAACAGGAATTTCAAAGGACGCTCTGGAAATAAAGATGCATTTGTGTACCTTGCAAACCCGCTTATCTCAGCTCTATTTGCTATTAAAGGAGAGATTGTTGACCCAATGACCTTAAGGATAAAAGTTCCTAAATTCAGAGAGCCTAAAAAATATCTTATAAATGACAATCTACTTGTCCCTCCAGCCAAAGATACATCGGATGTATCTGTTATAAAAGGACCGAACATTAAAAGTGTGCCTTTAAAAACACCTCTGACTGAGACAATAGAGGCAGAGGTGCTGATTAAGCTTGGTGATGATATAACCACAGATGACATAATGCCTGCAGGCAGTCAAATCCTGCCTCTCAGGTCTAATATCCCTGCTATCTCGGAATATGTGTTATCAGGCATTGACAGCACATTCAGCAAAAGGGCAAAGGAGGCAAAGGGCTTTATAATTATAGGAGGCGAAAACTATGGACAGGGCTCATCGAGAGAGCATGCCGCAATAGCACCCATGTACCTCGGACTTCAGGCAGTTATTGCAAAATCATTTGCAAGAATACACAGGACAAACCTTATAAATTTCGGAGTCCTCCCCCTTGTTTTTAAAAATGCATCTGACTACGATTGTGTTGAAGGTGGAGATAAACTCCTGATTAAAAATCTCAAGGGCTCTTTAAAGACGGATATAAAGGTAGAAAACCTTACAAAAGGCAGTTCATTCTATGTCCTCTCTGCTTTTAATGACAGAGAGGCCGAATTAATACTTAAAGGAGGACTTCTTCCACATACGAGAGGGTTATGAAAGAGGCAATGCCATGTTCGATATAAGTTATGATGAGCTTGGGCCTTCAAAGGTCATACACCTTTATTTTCCCTGCTCAGGTTTCAAGGCAATAGTTGTCATCGATAACACAGCCTTAGGTCCTGCTATAGGTGGAGTAAGGGTCTCAGCTTCTGTAACAGAAGATGAGGTAATAAGGCTCGCAAGGACAATGACCCTTAAGAACTCTGCTTCAGGGCAGGCACATGGAGGTGGAAAAGCAGGAATCCTGATTGACCCAAAGGACCCAAAGAAGGAGCAGTATTTCAGGCTCTTTGCAAGACAGATAAAGGACTTATATGAGTATATTCCAGGGCCTGATATGGGCTCTGATGAGAAGGCAATGGCATGGGTTTATGACGAGATAGGAAGGGCAACAGGACTTCCAGAGGAATTAGGAGGTCTTCCACTCGATAAATTAGGTGCAACAGGCTTTGGTCTTACAAGATGCGCAGAGATTGCCTGCCCATATGCTGGAATTAAACTGAAAGGTGCAAGGGTTTCGATTCAGGGCTTTGGAAGCGTTGGAAAGGCAGTCAGTAGATTTCTTTCAAAAGAAGGTGCAGTAATAGTTGCAGTAAGCGATACAAAAGGCACTGTTCATAACCCAGATGGCATGGATGTCAAAGAGCTTATAGAGATTAAAGACTCTACAGAAAGCGTTATTAATTATAAAAAAGCCTCACTTAAAGGGCTAAATGAGATATTCTCGATTGACTGCGATATACTCATTCCTGCGGCAACACCGGATGTGATTAACAAGGATAATGTTGGTGAGGTAAAGGCACGGCTCATTCTTCAGGGTGCAAATATCCCTGTAACTGCTGAAGCAGAAGAGCTCCTTCATAAGAGAGGAGTTCTTTCTGTTCCTGATTTTATTGCCAATGCAGGTGGAGTGATAATGGCAGGAATGGAATATGCAAAAAGGACTGAAAAAGAGGCATTTGAGGCAATAGAAAGAAAGATAAAGGCAAACACATTGCTCATCCTCGAAAAGTCCAAAAAAGAAAACATCCTTCCCCGAAAGGCAGGAGAGGAGATTTCCAAGGAGCGGGTCTTAAAGGCAATGAACTATAGAGGAGGGCTTTAGTAGGTCTTTTATTTTGCAGGGGTTTCCTTTTTCCAGTATGGGCTTGAGATGTCCTCAAATGCACTAAGTGCGGCAACCGAGCCTTGTGAGACTGCAACGACTATCTGTTTCACTCCGCCTGTTATGTCTCCTCCTGCATACACCCCAGACATCGATGTCCTCATCCTTTCGTCAACCTTTATATAGCCTTCCTCGTTTAGCGTAAGTCCAAGAGCCTTTGCAAGGCTGTTATTTGGCTTATAGCCTATTGCTATAAATATGCCATCTGCTGGCACTATCTTTACTGCTCCTGTCTTGTTGTTAGATATTGACACTGATTGAACTAATCTATCGCCTATTATCTCTTTTACCTCACTGTTAAACATAACCTTGATGCCTGTTTTAGATAGGGTTTCCTTTAGCCTTGCCTCTGCCCTTAACTTATCTCTTCTATGGATAAGGGTTACCTTTGCACCTAAGCTATTAAGGTAAAGTGCATCTGTAACTGCGGAATTCCCTCCGCCTATAACAAAGACCTTTTTCCCATCCTTGAAATAATATCCGTCGCAGACAGCACAATAGCTCACACCTTTTCCGTAAAGCCTTTTTTCACCCGGGACATCTAATGCCTTGCTCTCAGCTCCTGTAACAAGGATAATTCCCTTTGTGATATACATTGTTCTGTTTGTCTTCACATTGAAAGTGCCATCTCTTTTTTCTATCTCTTTGACCTCTTCTCCTTGATGGATTTCAGTATACTGGCTGGCTTGTGCGGCAATCAAATCCACAAGGCTTTTCCCTACAATGCTTGTGAATCCTGGATAGTTTTCCACCACAGGTGTGATTGCAACCTGTCCGCCTATATTGGCTTTCTCGAGCACAACGGTTTTCAGCCCTGCCCTTTCGGCATAGATAGCGGCAGTCAAGCCTGCAGGTCCTGCTCCTATAATCACGATGTCTTTTTCTACAGGGCCTTTTTCGGTCAAAAACTCGGGCAGAACAAACTCAGGCAGTTTACCTGTTATAAGGGAACTTACAAAGAACTCCTCTAACTGAAGCCCCTGACCCGTTAAGGTGTCATTTATAAATGTCTGCGGAACAGAAAGGGAACCTAATTTTTCGGCAATGTCTCTGTTTTCGTATATCTCTATTACATCCAACGAGAGCATGTCTTTCTTTGCCATTACTGCTGAAACAGCATAAAGAACCTGCTGGGGACAATAAGGGCATGTTGGGCTTACAAAGACCTCTATATGCCGTGGCTCTTTAATCTCCTTTATTTCCCTTAAGGATTCCTCTGAAAGAATACCCATGCCAGTTGATGCCATTATTAGGGACATTATAAAGGAGCGTCCTTCCTCTCCTAATGGAGCACCTGTAAGCCGAATAGTGTATTTATCAGGCGCTATGAGGACTGTAGGTGACCTTTGAATTCCATGCTTTATGGAGTCCTCATCTCCAATCCTATGGAATCCTATCTTAATCTTATCGGTGAGCTTTGAGATGCCCTTTATGAGTGAAACCGTAAAATCATTGAACTGGTCATTTAGACCTGCTTTTGTATAGACCTCTATGATGACATCGTCTCTAAGGTCTTTGAATGCATCCTTTAATATCTCTTTTATATCCTCTGTAACTATTTCAAGTTCCATAGGGAATATTGTATGCTGTTTGCAAGGTCTTTTCAATTAGCCTTTTTGCTTTAATTTACTGGGGGAGGGGGGGTATCTTCTAAGTTATTGATTTTTAAGGATTCCTGCTTTAATTTTGCTTTAATATTAAACCAAATCAGCTTTCTTACTTCTCCTTTTTTCATACCAAACTATAGTTAGATAATAACATC includes the following:
- a CDS encoding FAD-dependent oxidoreductase, with translation MELEIVTEDIKEILKDAFKDLRDDVIIEVYTKAGLNDQFNDFTVSLIKGISKLTDKIKIGFHRIGDEDSIKHGIQRSPTVLIAPDKYTIRLTGAPLGEEGRSFIMSLIMASTGMGILSEESLREIKEIKEPRHIEVFVSPTCPYCPQQVLYAVSAVMAKKDMLSLDVIEIYENRDIAEKLGSLSVPQTFINDTLTGQGLQLEEFFVSSLITGKLPEFVLPEFLTEKGPVEKDIVIIGAGPAGLTAAIYAERAGLKTVVLEKANIGGQVAITPVVENYPGFTSIVGKSLVDLIAAQASQYTEIHQGEEVKEIEKRDGTFNVKTNRTMYITKGIILVTGAESKALDVPGEKRLYGKGVSYCAVCDGYYFKDGKKVFVIGGGNSAVTDALYLNSLGAKVTLIHRRDKLRAEARLKETLSKTGIKVMFNSEVKEIIGDRLVQSVSISNNKTGAVKIVPADGIFIAIGYKPNNSLAKALGLTLNEEGYIKVDERMRTSMSGVYAGGDITGGVKQIVVAVSQGSVAALSAFEDISSPYWKKETPAK
- a CDS encoding Glu/Leu/Phe/Val dehydrogenase, with amino-acid sequence MFDISYDELGPSKVIHLYFPCSGFKAIVVIDNTALGPAIGGVRVSASVTEDEVIRLARTMTLKNSASGQAHGGGKAGILIDPKDPKKEQYFRLFARQIKDLYEYIPGPDMGSDEKAMAWVYDEIGRATGLPEELGGLPLDKLGATGFGLTRCAEIACPYAGIKLKGARVSIQGFGSVGKAVSRFLSKEGAVIVAVSDTKGTVHNPDGMDVKELIEIKDSTESVINYKKASLKGLNEIFSIDCDILIPAATPDVINKDNVGEVKARLILQGANIPVTAEAEELLHKRGVLSVPDFIANAGGVIMAGMEYAKRTEKEAFEAIERKIKANTLLILEKSKKENILPRKAGEEISKERVLKAMNYRGGL